The nucleotide sequence TGCGGGAACTGACCTGCAGTGTCATGATAGTTGTGGCAGGCCAATCCGAGTTGCTTGAGATTGTTCTTACATTGTGTGCGGCGGGCTGCCTCACGAGCCTGCTGCACAGCGGGCAGCAGCAAAGCGATCAGAACTGCGATGATCGCGATGACGACCAGGAGTTCGATCAGGGTGAATCCACGAAAACGAGTCTTCATTTGTCTAGATTGCTCCGCGTTAACGATGTCGCCAAATATCGCGACTCATACAGTCCTGTCCTCCACGTTGAAGGACACCCATCAGGTGAGCTCAAGGCAACCAATCAGTCGAATGAGAAAGAGAAAATTGCGCTGCTGGTTTTGAGCTGCCTTTCGAACGTCACAGCGGCACGATGTAAATTGCGGCGCGCTGTGATCTTTTCGACCAACCTGAGTTCCTTCGGTAATTCTCAATAGAAACTTCGGATAAGTCAAGGAGAGACGTGTGATGGCCGAAGTCCTTCGGGGAATTCCGTTTTTTTCCGTGCGACCAACCTTGAAATTCGGGTGGAGTTTGTTTCGGTCTGAGTGCGGTCGCGATTCAAATGTTCTTCTGGAGTGTCAGAATCGCACTGGAAACCCGTGAACTTTCGCTGCCCATCATTTGAAAATCCCTTGTCCGGATGGTATCCCACCTTATCTCTGCGGCGCCACGCGGTCCCCTGATTCCCGTCTGGCCACGTCTCACGAGAACGTCACTCACCGTCAATTTGCGACTAAACTACAGAACGGAGTTCTAGCGGATGAGTTCAGACACTCCTCCACAGCAACGAGATTTCGACAACGGAGAAGCACCACGGAAGAAGCGAGGAGTGCCCGAAGGACTCTGGATTCAATGTGATTCCTGCAAAAGTACGGTGTACCGAAAGCAAGTCGAACAAAATCTTTATCTGTGCCCTGATTGCAACCACCATTTCATCGTTCCTGGCCGGGTTCGCATTCAACAACTGCTCGACGAAGACAGCTTCGAAGAATGGTTCACCAACCTCGCTCCGAAAGATCCGCTGGGGTTTGTTGATTCCAAGCCTTACAAGGTCCGTTTGCTGGCGGAACAGAAGAAGACCGGCTTGAAAGACGCGTGTATTGCAGGCCGAGGTTACATGCGAGGGCGACCGCTGGTCTTCGCCCTGACGGACTCTTCTTTCATCATGGGAAGCATGGGATCTGTGGTTGGTGAAATGCTGACGCGGTCCGTCGAGGAAGCCACCCGACTCAAGTTGCCTTTGGTGATCGTGAGCGGATCCGGGGGTGGTGCTCGAATGCACGAGGGGATCCTCTCTCTCATGCAGATGGGGAAAGTCAGTGCCGCACTGGCTCGGTACCAGTCTTCAGGGGGGCTTTTTATCTCGGTACTGACCAACCCGACCATGGGGGGGGTCGCGGCGAGTTTCGCATCGCTGGGTGACATTACCCTGGCCGAACCGAAAGCCCTCGTTGGTTTCGCGGGTCCACGGGTTGTCCGGGCTACCTGCAAAATCGATCTTCCTGCGGGATTTCAGACAAGCGAATTTCTGTTGACACATGGTTTTATAGACAGGATCGTCCCACGCCCTGAGCTGCGTACAGAGATCTCTCGTATCATTGATTACTGTGGTGTGTAGTTCGGTCGCGTTGTTCACCTGCGAGCTGAAATTGGAGCAAGGAAACCCATGTTGCAATTCCTCAAAGCGCTGCTCAAACGCAAGCCCAAGGTGAACAAAGTCGACATCGGGTCGCGCTTTCAACTGATCAGTCGCGTCGGTCAGGGAAGCATGTCGAAAGTCTGGCGTGCGACCGACCGCCGTACAGAGAAGACGGTCGCATTGAAGGTGCTCGACATCGAGAAAACCAAGCGACTGGAATCCCGCTTCTCTCAAATGAAGAGTAAGAAGCCGACGGAAGGGGAGGTTGCAATCACATTGCAGCATCCCCACATCGTCAAAACCTTCGAACATGGAATCACGACGAACAATGAACAGTTCCTCGTGATGGAATTCATCGAAGGAATGTCGTTGAGCTATCTGATTGACGTTCAGAACGACGTCATGAAGAAGAATCGGTTGAAATTCATCGTGGAACTTGGCGAGGCCATCGAACACTTTCACCGACAAAACTGGATTCATCGGGATATCTGTCCGCGCAACATCATCGTCGATCAGTCGCTCAACACGAAGCTGATCGATTTTGGCCTCGTCGTCCCCAATACCGCGGAGTATCAGGCGCCAGGAAACCGTACTGGAACGGCAACCTACATGGCTCCTGAACTCATCAAGCGTCAGAAAACCGACCAGCGCATCGACATCTTTGCGTATGCGGTGACCTGCTTTGAGATGTATACGAAAGAGCTTCCGTGGCCGGGTGGAGAAACGCTCGAAGCTGTCGTGCAGCACATTAACCTGCCCCCCAAAGAACTTCAGAAACTGGTCCCGAGTATCGACCCTCTGGTCGCGGAAACCATCATGAAAGGTCTCGCCGCGCGGCCCAATGAGCGCTGGTCCACCATGGGACAGATGCTGAAACCGCTGCGTGAAGCACTCCACAATTCGCAAAGTCAGTAAAACAAAACCGCCACTATCGTTTGACAAGCGGTATCTCCCTGATATTCTGCATACCACCCAGACGGGACAATCAGACAATTCTCCCCAATCTGACATTTTGAAAATTGTCTCTCGGCGACAGTTCTTCTCAGAACTGCGAGGGAAGGATTGGAGGGGCCGAAGGTCGGCTTCTCCAGGTTCAGCACCCGTGATCGCTTTGAAGGAGTTTACTTATGAGTCGTGCCCTTGGTCTGTTGGCCGCAGTTGCTGTTGTTTTTTCAGCTGTTTCTTCGGTCGAAGCCGGCCGTGGCTGCCGCAACGCATGCCGTCCTGCCCGAGTTCACCATCACCGAGCTCGTTGCTGTCCAGCACCGACCTGCGCAGCACCAGCAGTAAGCTGTGCCGCTCCAGTTGCAACCTGCAACAGCTGCTCAACCGTTAGCGCTGTTCCAACCTGCAGCAACGGCTGCAGCTCCACCACCGTTGTTTCGGGCGGCTGCCCAGGTGGTTGCAGCGCTGCTCCAGCAACCGTCATCTCGACCGGTTCACCTTCGTACGCCGCTCCTGTCCAGAACGCTCCAGCTCCTCCAGCTGAAGCTCCAAAGCCAGCCGACGCTCCGAAGCCAGCTGAAGCTCCAGCTCCAGCTCAGTAATTTCCGCATCGCAGGAATGACTGAAATTCAAAGGGTTCGTACTGAATACTCAGTGCGAGCCCTTTCTTTTTTTACTTGTTGCCAGCAAATTGAACGGAAAACCCAATTACGGAGGATTCATGCTCGAGTACGTCCAAACCGCAGAAGAAGCCGCACGACGCGCGGGCCATGTTTTGAGGGCCTGGTCTTCAAAGTTCACTGTTCGAGAGAAAAGTCGATCGAATCTGGTGACCGAGGCGGATGAAGCTGCGCAAGCGGCGATCTTCGATTTTATTCGGGGACGGTACCCGCAGCATGCCTTCTGTGGCGAAGAAGGGCTGTCGGTGACCGACACCGACTCTCCGTATCGGTGGGTCATCGATCCCCTCGACGGAACAACCAATTACGTTCATGGCTTTCCGTATTACTGCGTCTCGATCGGTCTGGAATGCCGCGGCGAAGTGATTGTCGGCGCCGTGTTCGATCCTGTGCACGATGAGATGTTTCTGGCGGTCAGAGGGGAAGGGGCCAGTCTGAACCGACGTCCGCTACGGTGTTCGGGGGTGACGGAGTTGTCACAAGCGCTCCTCATTGCCAGCCTGCCCGTCGCAACGACCGGATCCGAGGATGCCGTCCGCCGCTTTCTCAATGTGCTCCCCCACGCTCAGTCCGTACAAAGAACCGGGTCTGCGGCACTCAACCTCGCCTATATCGCCGCGGGACGACTCGAAGGATTCTGGTCCACCAGCCTGAAGCCATGGGATATGGCTGCGGGAATTCTGCTGGTGGAAGAAGCGGGCGGACGTGTTTCCAAGATTGATGGATCCCCGTTCCAGCTCGAACAGCCGAACCTGCTCGCGACAAACGGTTCTGGAATTCACGACGAGTTACTACCGATTCTCGTGTGATCCTGCCAGCGGATCTCAGTTTGGCAGTAACCCGCTTGAGTTTCTCCAGGTATGGACCAGCAGCGCTCGTATGCGGGCTCGCTCCGGCTCGCATACTCTTTAGCTCGTTGAGACAGCCCGAGCCGTGACTTAGTGGGACGACACGTGCATCCGAATTCCAATTGCGTACGGGCTCGAAGCCATGGGACTGAACAGAAAACCTGCGTTGAAACAGCCGTGAGGCAACTTCGCAACCTGCTACAGAATTCCTTCGCCCCATTCCTCCTCAGCAGGCTCTACGGGAATCTCTTCAGGGACCGGGGCAGGGGGAGCAACCAGTTCACTCTCTGGTTTAGCGCCGGCTGCCTTGATCTCAGGCTCCTGGTCGCGCGCGATTGCCGGCTTAATGATCGTGGCGGCAGGCCGCGTTGGCTGAGGTGGAGTTGGTTCGATTCCGAAATCAATCGGACGTCGCTCGACATCGCTGGGGCGCTGGAGTGGACGAGGTGTCTGGATCCGTTCCGACACGATCTGCATCCAGCGATCGGGTTGGCAGTCACACTGAAGCGACGTGATCTCGCCCCCGAGCTTGCGTTCGCGTCCACACTGCGAGCATCGCCAGGTTCTTCTGACATCTCCTGCGGTTTTGTAACCAGGCCCTCGCATCCTTCGACACCTTTCACATCAATATTTCAATCCGTCGCCGGGATGCCGATCGCTGGCACCGAGATTCCCGTCGGCATCCCGGCTCATGACTGCAGCCCCCCCGAACGTCCACTTGAATTCGCTTCGGGTTTCAGGGAAACGAAGGATATCAAACGGAAACAGTCAGGTCTCTACCCGTTGTTCGAACCTGAAATTAGAATAGCTTGTCATAGAATACTGATTCGGCTCTGACAAATCAAAATTCCTCAAACGGACATTGCATGACATCACGTCGCATGCTTGTGACTTCGGCATTGCCCTACGCCAATGGCCACATCCACTTGGGCCATCTCGTTGAGTACATCCAGACAGACATCTGGGTTCGCTTCCAGAAGCTGCGCGGCCACCGGTGCATCTACATTTGCGCTGATGACACGCACGGCACCGCGATCATGATCCGTGCCCGACAGGAAGGCCGTAGCGAAGCTGCGCTCATTGCTGATATGCGTGAATCGCATCTGAGAGATTTCACAGGGTTTGGAATTGCTTTCGACAATTACGGCAGCACGCATAGCGACGCGACGCGAAAGATTTGCCACGAGGTCTGGGCCGCGCTGCGGTCTGCTGGGCTCATTGTGGAAAAAGACGTGTCCCAACTCTTCGACCCTGTCGAGAAGACCTTTCTCGCCGACAGGTTCGTAAAGGGAACGTGTCCGAAATGTCACGCCCCCGATCAATATGGCGACAACTGTGAGAAATGCGGATCGACGTACAGTCCTGCCGATCTCATCAACCCCGTCAGCACGCTCTCAGGAGCCACGCCTGAACTGCGTACCGCCAAACACCTGTTTGTCGAGATTGAGCAACTGCGAGACTGGCTGACGGAATGGACTCAATCCGGTGATCATCTGCAGGACGAAGTTGCGAATTACCTGAAGGGACACTTTCTCGGCGAACCGTTACGGAACTGGGACGTCTCGCGACCTGCCCCGTACTTTGGTTTTGAGATCCCCGACAGTCCGGGGAACTACTGGTACGTCTGGTTTGATGCCCCGATCGGGTACATCGGGTCTACCGCAGAATGGTGCGAACGTACTAACGAGAATCTTGATGACTGGTGGAAGAATCCCCAAACGGAAATTCACCATTTCATTGGTAAGGACATTACTTACTTCCATACCCTCTTCTGGCCCGCCATGTTGAAAACGGCGGGACTTAACCTGCCGAAAAAAGTCCACATTCACGGTTTTCTCACCGTGAACGGCGAAAAGATGTCAAAATCCCGCGGGACGTTCATCCAGGCGTCGACGTACTTGCAGACGCTCGATCCGGCCTATTTGCGTTACTACTACGCCTCGAAGCAGGGATCACGTCTGGACGATCTGGATCTCAACCTCGAAGAATTTGTCAACAAGGTCAATTCGGATCTGGTCGGCAAGGTGGTCAACCTGGCAAGTCGCACCGCTCGATTTGTCGAAGCGACCGGATTGTCAGAGGTCTATCCCGACGACGGCGGGCTGTTCGCAGAGGGCGCCGCTCAGTCTGAAGCCATTGCCTCAGCTTACGAAGCGTGTGACTTCAACGCGGCCATGAGAACCATCATGGCACTGGCAGACCGGGCAAATCAGGATGTCGAACAGACGGCCCCGTGGACGCTCAAGAAGGATCCCGGCAAGGCTGCTGAACTGCAGCAGGTCTGTACGGTGACACTCAATCTGTTTCGGCAGATTGTCGTGTACCTTTCCCCCGTCTTGCCGTCGCTCGCAGAGCAAGTCGGCAAGTTATTCCAGCAACCGATTACGAATTGGAACGATGCTCAGACGCCGCTGCTTGGAACGCGGGTCTCGAAGTTTGAACACCTTATGAAGCGAGTCGAACTCGCACAGGTCAATGCCATGATTGAAGCCGGTCAACAGTCCGTCCCCGAAACCGCAGGTGCCGCACAACCTGCTGAGTCCGCACCGGTCTCGCAGTGGAACGATGGTCCCGAAGCGCTCGCCCACGAACCGCTCCTTGCCGAACATTGCACCATCGACGACTTCACGAAGGTGGATTTGCGGGTCGCTCGAATCGTTGCAGCGAACGCCGTCACCGGCGCCGACAAATTACTGCAACTCACCTTGAGCATGGGTGGCGACGGGACGCGAAATGTCTTCGCAGGAATCAAGAGTGCCTATGCCCCAGAAGATCTGATTGGACGTCTGGTCATTTTCTGCGCTAACCTCGCGCCCCGAAAGATGAAGTTCGGAGTCAGCGAAGGAATGGTCCTCGCCGCAGGCGCAGGGGGAAAAGAGATTTACCTGCTGAATCCGGACAGCGGAGCCAAGCCGGGCCAGCGAGTTCACTAAATTGATGAGCCCATCGGCGTGTAGATTGCGGACCAGAGTCGAGCAGGACTCTGGTCCTTTTCTCTGCCCCCAGTTCCCCCAATAGCAAAGTCCTCATCGCCATGACGAATCGCCCCATGGAGTCAGAGAAATTTCGTTGTCCCTGGGCGCAGGCGGATGAGTACGTCGCCTATCATGATCAGGAGTGGGGAGTTCCCGTCCACGATGATCGGTTACTGTTTGAATTCCTGATCCTGGAAGGAGCCCAGGCGGGGCTGAGCTGGATCACAATTCTCAAGAAACGCCCCGCCTATCGCCGACTGTTCGATGATTTCGATCCCGCTGTCGTCGCAGGGTATGACGAGGCCAAGTTCGAAAGTTTGATGAGCGACGCCGGAATCGTACGAAACCGGCTGAAGATTCAATCGGCAATTGGCAACGCGGCCGCCTTTCTGGAAGTCCAGCAGGAATTCGGTAGTTTCGATCGCTTCATCTGGGATTTTGTCGGCGGTCAGCCTTTGCAGAACCGGCGTCAATCTCTCGCCGATGTCCCGGCGAGTACTCCCGAGTCGGATGCCATGAGCAAATCGCTCAAAAAACGTGGTTTTCGATTTGTCGGGACCACGATCTGTTACGCGTTTATGCAGGCGGTCGGTATGGTGAACGATCATCTGGTGACCTGCTATCGCCATCGTCAGCTTCACCCAAAATAAGATTCACCTCGTGAATGATTCTGTTGCCGAGTGGGCTGTCTGCATTCGCAGAGGCAATCCGCAGAGGCACTGATGAGAGCTGTCCGGCAACCGGTTGCTTCTGATGAAAGGCACCCCCTGCTAAGCCCGGAATGAGCGTGAGGTGGATCAGCCGTCGACTAAGGGCCGTCATGCGGTTTCGGAATTTGAAGAAATATTCTCGCAACGACGGCGCGAGAGCCGCACCTGTGCACCTCTGTGCACAACGCTTCCTCTGAACGATCCGAGCAGCACATCGCGGACGTAAAGGGCTGCATTCCCGCATCGCGTCTGCGACCCGCAATTTTTGCCTGCGATAGTATCCGGATTATTGAAGGGGTACGATTTTCAGCAGTGATCACTCAACTTACACCTGCCGATGTGCGATGGCCGACCAAATTCGGCCCAAACCGCTCAGAGGCATTTCTTAGGAGACATGAATGACGATCAAACGTTGGACTCCTGTGGCAGGAAGCATTCTCCTGCTGGGGGTGGGAGTCTTTGAGTCGACCCGGTGGCAGACCGCTCATTCGCAGGAAAAGCCCAGCTCGCAGCAGAAGCCTCTCACCACGACCTCTGAACCCATCGTGGAAACGCTGAAAGCACTGGCGCTGAAATTCGAAAAGGCATTCAACGCGGGTCGTGCGCAGGAGATTGTGACGCTGTTCGCTCCGACGGCGGAAGTGATCGATGAAGAGGGTGACGTCATTCAGGGCCGCCCCGCCATCGAGGCCAGATTTGCGGAGTCATTCAAGAGTTACCCAGAGGCACAGATTCAGATCGAAGTAACGTCAGCGCGGCAGTTGAATCCGTTTCTGGCGATCGAAGAGGGGACCAGCACCCTGACACTGGAACCGGCAGAGCCTCCGGTTCGAAACCGATATACGGTGATCCACGTTAAGAGCGACGGCGTCTGGCAATTCGCCAGTGTCCGGGATTTTCCGGCTGAACAACTGGAAACAGCTCACGACCACTTACTGCAGCTCGGCTGGTTGGTGGGCCAGTGGGTGGATGAAAGTCCCGAAGGGCGTGTCGAGTCCACCGTGCGGTGGTCAGAAGACAAGAACTATCTGTTGCAGGAATACGTTGCTCGAAATCGCAATGGGCGCGAGCTACGGGGAGTGCAGCGGATCGGCTATGACCCCCTGCGAAAGACCATTCGAGCGTGGGCCTTTGATCACAGCGGTTCGTTTGCCGAATCCGTCTGGACGCCTGTCGAAGGTGCCTGGGTGATTGCTGCAGAAGGAGTCACGGCGGCAGGCCTTTCTGCGCATGCCACGCGGGTTCTGACGCCATTGACGACCGACTCGTATCAGCTTGATTCCTCAGGGCAGGTTGTCGGTGGGGAGAGGCTGCCCGATTCGTCGATTCGTGTCGTCCGCCTGCCTCCCCGACCGGCTGAGTAGTCACGTCAGTTTGACGACTTCCCGATGATTGAACGGACGATTCCAAGTACCCCGAAAATCAACTCAAAGAGCATGACTATGAATCATCGAGCGTTTCCTCAGTGGCTTCGCTATGGGTTAACAACGGTCCTCATTTTTTCCATCGCGGGAGCCGGCCCGGCTCTTGGGCGTGGAGGAGGCGGTCGAGGTGGGGGATTCGGAGGCGGAGGAGGCGGTTTCCGCGGCGGAAGCCCGGGAGGGTTTGGAGGCGGAGGTGGACGCGGCTTTGGAGGCGGAGGCGGAGGTGGACAATTCGGCGGGGGGTCGACCGGCGGGCGGTAATTTTGGGGGCGGAAACTTTGGGGGCGGTGACCGGTCCTTCGGAGGTGGAGTTGGCGGCGAAAGACCCATCGGTGGAGGCAGCTACGGGGGCGGATTTGGTGGAGGACGTCCTGGCGAATTCGGTGGTGGAATCAACCGTCCCTCCATCGGCAGTGCACCGTCATTCGACCACAATTTTGGCGGGGCCGGCCGGGGGTCCATTCCGATTGACGCTGGCGGCATAGGGGGCAACCGGGGAATTGGATCGCGTGATGGCATCGGTTCCGGAGTCGGAATTGGGTCGAAGGGAGGATTTGGCGAGCGCCCGTTGACCGGTAATGACGGAGGGCTCGGCAATCGAGGTGCACGTTTACCTGGTTTGGATCAAGGAGGGTTCGGTTCAAGACTTCCCAATCAAGGGGCGGGACTGCAGGACCGGATGTCAAATCACCCCCGGTCGACAGAAGACCGGCGATCTGATCTGAACCAGCGAATGGCCAATGGTCGTCAGGACTGGCAGAACCACATTCAAAATCGGCAACCCGGCAACTACGATCACTTCAACGGACGCCACGAGGACTGGCAGAACTTCACCAACTCCTATCACTACCACTATGGAGCGTGGTACCACGGCTGCTGGCATGGAGGCTGGTATGGAGGATTTGGCTGGGGCAACTGGAACAATCTCTGGAACCGTTACCCTGTCGCGGCAGCCTTCGGACTGACGGCCTGGGGAATCAATCGCATGGCCTACGGATTCGGGTATTTCCCCTACGTGAACCCCTACTACACCCCCGCGATCGTTGGGACGGCCGGCTACGATTACTCGCAGCCCCTCGTGAGTTACGCTGACAGCGATCCGGGCACGGGATTCGGTACGTCAGTCCCATCCGGCGGTACGGTCGCAGATTCGGGAGTGAGTGATTCTGCAATCGGAGTAACGAATTCACAGCCTTCGCCTGACGATCCCGGTATGACGGCCTTCAGCAGTGCGCGCTCTTCGTTCTATAACGGCGACTATCCATCAGCTCTCAAGTACCTGGACACGACACTCAAGACGATGCCGCGTGATGCAGTCGTGCATGAATTTCGAGGTCTTGTTCTCTTCGCCACGAAGAGTTACCCCGAAGCGGCCGCCGCCATCTACGCTGTTCTTTCCGCAGGCCCCGGCTGGGATTGGGCCACGATGATCAGCCTCTATCCCAATGTGGACGTCTATACGCAGCAACTTCGACAACTTGAGGCATTCACAAAATCAAACCCAGACTCGCCGGACGGACATTTTCTGCTCGGGTATCACTACCTGACGACCAACTTTCCCGAGGCTGCCGGGAAGCAGTTTGCACTTGCAGCGAAATTGCTTCCAAACGACCGGCTGCTCTCGCAACTCGTCAGTATGACCAGCCCGACTGATGCGGCGAAACCCGCTGAGACAGTTACCGCACCGACTCCTATCCCACCTGAAAAACTGCTGACGACAGATAAACTGGTGGGATCCTGGAAGGCAAGCGGCAACGGGGCAGACTTCACACTCGAGATGACAAAAGAAGGAAAGTTCGTCTGGACCTGCGTGCGAGGTAAGGACACCCAGACCGCGAAAGGGGTGTTCGCCGTTGATCAGAACAATCTCGCCATGCAGCCCGACACCGGAGGGACGATGCTGGCAGAAATTGATTTTCAGAGTTCCGCGCAGTTCAACTTCAAGATGATTGGCGGCGATGCCAATGATCCAGGATTGAACTTCACCAAGTAACCCGCACGTGATCCCGACCACTGCGCGCTGAAGTGGCTTCCCTTACGGGTGCTGCTTCAGCGTCATTTTTTTGGTGGCGCCTTCCGAACGCGAGGAAACCGATTCTTCCTGTCAGATCGAGTAATCCGGCGCCGGTGGCATGAAGACACGAACCCTTCGAGCGGCAACATACACCCGGTCACCGGGATTCAGTCGTAATTCGGCATACCTCTCGAGATTCAGGTCAACATTCAACGCCAGACCGAACTGTTCCGAGAAGACACGCACTTTGGCGACCGAACCGGCCGGATTCACCTGCATGACCCGGACTTCCAGACTCGAGGTCCCGCAGGGGGCGTGGGAGATATCGAGTTCGTGAGGACGGACGTAAGCCGTCGCGATTCGGGATTCGGCATGCGGGTACTCGGGATACTCGATGTTGAGTGCCCCCAGCATGGCCATGCCGTTCTCGACACGGCCGTGGAACACGTTCACGTTGCCGAGAAAGTCCATTACAAACGGTGTCGCGGGATGGTCGAAGACCTGCTGAGGCGTCCCTGCTTGCTCGATGTGACCGGACTTCATAACGACGACGCGATCAGCCACTTCGAACGCTTCTTCCTGGTCGTGCGTGACGAAAACCGTCGTCAGATGAATTTCATCATGGAGTTGTCTGAGCCATTGGCGAAGTTCCTGTCGGACCTTGGCATCGAGTGCGCCGAATGGTTCGTCGAGCAACAGAATTCTGGGCTGCACCGCCAGAGCACGAGCGAGGGCGACACGTTGCCGCTGACCTCCTGACAGTTGCGAAGGGTAGCGTGAGTTGAGGCCTTCCAGACGAACGAGGTGCAAAAGTTCGTGGACCCGCTTTTCGATTTCCGAGTTCGGCCGATGGCGGACCCGCATCCCGAAAGCGACGTTCTCAAACACCGTCATGTGGCGGAACAGGGCGTAGTGCTGAAATACGAATCCGACCTGCCGGTCTTTGGGCGATTGCTGAGTGACGTCTTCATCCTGATACAGGACAGTGCCACTGTCGGCTGTCTCTAGACCCGCAATGATGCGAAGCAGTGTCGTCTTGCCCGAACCAGACGGACCTAACAACGCGAGCAACTCGCCACTGGGCGCTTCCAGACTGACGTCGTCGAGTGCGGTGAAATTCCCGAATTTCTTGATTAGGTTCTTGACGACGATGCTCATGAGACAATCCGGTGGAAGAGGAAGTACGAGAAGAGTTTTCTTGCGGAGGCTGTTTCTGCGAAACCGACTACTCGATCTGATGAATCTTGGCTGCTTCACGCAGATCAGTTTGCGTCTTCCGTTCCAGCGCGATTTTGATGAACAAGGTGACAAGTGCAAGCAGAGTCAACAGGGACGCCGCAGCGAAAGAAGCCGCGTAAGTCTCGGATGATCCCCCTTCGAAGAGGGTGTTGACACGGATTGGCAACGTTTCGGTTTTATTGATGATCCGTCCGGAAACAACGTAGACGGCCCCGTATTCACCCATTGCGCGGGCGTTACAGAGGATAATCCCGTACAGCAGCCCCCACTTCATATTGGGCAG is from Schlesneria sp. DSM 10557 and encodes:
- a CDS encoding sulfate/molybdate ABC transporter ATP-binding protein; amino-acid sequence: MSIVVKNLIKKFGNFTALDDVSLEAPSGELLALLGPSGSGKTTLLRIIAGLETADSGTVLYQDEDVTQQSPKDRQVGFVFQHYALFRHMTVFENVAFGMRVRHRPNSEIEKRVHELLHLVRLEGLNSRYPSQLSGGQRQRVALARALAVQPRILLLDEPFGALDAKVRQELRQWLRQLHDEIHLTTVFVTHDQEEAFEVADRVVVMKSGHIEQAGTPQQVFDHPATPFVMDFLGNVNVFHGRVENGMAMLGALNIEYPEYPHAESRIATAYVRPHELDISHAPCGTSSLEVRVMQVNPAGSVAKVRVFSEQFGLALNVDLNLERYAELRLNPGDRVYVAARRVRVFMPPAPDYSI